The window GAATAACTGGATTCTCTCAGAAATTAAGTAgaagtatttaaaagaaaaaagatttaacTGGTGGCCACAACACAGAGCTTTAGGGGTTAGGTTACATCCCGTGCTTATGTGTTGTTAGTGGTATGAGACATCTAGTGATCTAGCTTTAACTGTGTCCACATCAATTTTACTGTAAGTAACACTCATACCAACACCAGTGCATCAACACCACAAAAACCTGGAGATGACAAATTTGTTCACAGagctttaaatttttttttaaaaaacaccagCCATTTGGCTCTATTAATGGTCAGTACAAATGCAATCCAGTTTTGGTGTATTGCTTACCCTTTGTAGGAGTCGCAAGTCAAAAAAATCTTTATCGAGCATGCAGCAGCAAGATCCATATGAGCGACTCCAAATGGAGAGTGCATTTTTTGCATGAAGCACACCTGCAGTAACTCTTATATTCTAATTATTACCATTACAATTATTAATTACCTCCAGTAGGACTGATCAGGACCACAGCCTCTCTGCAGTTGTGTAACTCTGCAGCTCAAACAGGCGACCCACCCATGCAGACTCTAATTTTACCATTTTCCCTCATTCAACAGTTTTATATCAGTAGTGACTGTTCTATATAAACATTCATCAGTGACTTTAATATGTACACCACTCCAACTGCTTGTTAACACAGACATATGGCGCTGGATCGCCTGGCAGCCTTTAAAACAATTTCCcttgggatgaataaagtattatcaatcaatcaatatatAAACAGCCAAACAATGGCtatagagagaaagagaaacagacagGAAAGCccagcaataaaaaaataaataaaaaaaaaccctttaagGAAGCAGTAGGTGACAGTGGGAACGAAAAACTCCctgttaacaggaagaaacttccagcagaacaGGGCTCAGGTCATCTGCCATGACTGGTTGGGCTTAATGGACTGAACAGCCTGTAGAGTTTTGCCTGTGTGTGAGTCCTAAAGTCActttgtaattttttcataaacCACAACAGTTTCCCGCTGCAGTAGCTGCAATGACGCTGTGGGGCACTGCTTCTCCTGCTAAACACCTTAACCCTATGCCGCTAAATTAACAAGTTCATTAATCAGCTCACATCTACAGTTTGCCTTTGTCCCGTCGCTCAGTAGTGAAGTGGATTATGAAATCATGCTACACGCCCAAAATTGAATAACAATCCTAAAAACAGCAGCTCCTACATTAAATTCTGATATGTTGACCTCCCTTAACAACAATACAGCGTTATAAAAAGCTTCCTTGTCTTCAAAGACACAAAcaactcaattcaattttatttatatagcgccaaatcacaacaaacgtcgcctcaaggcgcttacAACAGAAACAGCGATCCAGGTGCTGAGAAAATGATACCTACACTACCAAAAACATCGGGACACGTGATTACTTTTATGATCTTTTATTCTTAAGCCCTTTTCAGTGGATTAACTTTTTAAGAGTCCACACGCTGTAAACTCTTTAATGTTTGACTCAACCATGCTGATAGCACCAGGGCAATATAACCTCTTAcataaagctaaaaaaaaaagtgggaaacagcctACGCGGCTGTGACTTTCAGAAACATGTTGGGACTGCGGGGCTTTTGTATTCAATGTCTTTAAATGCCTATTAAACCGGAAACTGAGGGAATAACTGCCACCCTGAACCTTTATGATCTCTAATGTTACACAAACCAGTAGCTGCATTTCCGCTTTTGCtatgtctttgttttcttcatttattcatttagaggcaaaaaaaagaagaaaaagatttagCGCAAAACACCACGAGCCAAATTAACCCAAATTATTAGTCTGTTGTCATGCAGCATGCAGAAAAGGACGTTTAGCTCCTCACTCACCTGCGTCATTATGAAAGCGTCCCGTGAGGGAGGCGTTCAAGAGCGAAAGCGTTCAGCTGCGTTGTAATTGTTTATCCTCAACCcagatttaaatgttttgttttgacgTTATATAGAGGGAGATAACATGACCCCCTCAAAGCTAATGTCGAAGTTATAGTTAGAAAGTTAGTGTAAATATTTCCAATGACTACAAGTACAAATTTCGCAGTAAATACTTCTAAAATGTAACGTCTGCTTGGTTTTTTAAAACCCAAATCAAACATCTTCGACTTTAAGATATTTTcttgtgaaaaacaaaagctaTAAAGTCAGCAGAAATTTGAACCAGAAATGATTTTTGAAAAACGAATTTATTCTTCGGTGCTCTATGCTGATGCTATTTATTCTAGGTTAAATCTATGCGTTGGGTATGGATGGTGTATAAATTTAGCCTTTATGTTCTTGATGCatactcaatcatccaggtaagtaaaacgaaacgtttcgtcactcatccaagtgatgacgctacgtccagatgaacagaatcaacttttggagatatgTTTTGTCACCACttcaaaggtttaaaaaaaatttaacatcCCACACACCAAAATTTTAGCGATCATAAAAAAAGGATCCGAGTTGAAGAAACTGTTGCGCTTGGGGGTTGAGTATTCAAGAAAACGGTCagtgaaatccaaaataaaatcaAGTCAATGGTGAAGAatatttgaatttgtttttatctaCAGACATATCATCAGTAGGTGCTCACATGTAAACACAGACTTGGTCTCCTCTTGCCACCAATGTTTACCGCTGAAACCTTTCCATCTCCCTACATGAAGACCCATTTGGACCTATCAGGTCATTAGATCAGATTATCCACTTGTGGCTTTGTGCTTTGATTATGTGATCACACCAAGGGACTAAAGACTAAAGCAGCTTCAGCCACATTCCAGGAGAGCTGCATGGTCGGGGTTGCTTCATACATGAAGCTTCTGTACAATGACCGGTCTAACTGACATCTTGCTGCTATTCTGGTGAAGGATGCAACACAGCAAAGGGCTTTTTAAACACTCAAATGAACTGAAAGCTGACAGCCAAATAACCTGGGAAGTGGTGACTGGATAAAGAAGGTGACTGCGTAAGTAAGCAACGGATTTCAAGTTGTAATAGTTGAGTAAGTCTGTATAGATGGATTTCTACAGCAGCTAACTAAAAAGCAGGTTCAAACTGGGAAAAAAGATGCTAAACATCACAGTTTTGGTTCTTTTCTTATGGTCATATATTACTACATTTTGTATCCACGTTTGGCATAGAACAAGACTTTAATTTGTTCCTGAAATGTGATACAATATGAAATaatcaaacaaaccaaaccatTCAGAATTCAATGCTCAttgttttattagattttttcCAAATTCTCAATGCTGATTTGTGCCAAATGGTTTCCAGCTGTGAAGGTATTTCTGCCTCCTTTTTTCCATAGATTGCTTTACATAACCCTTCGTAGAATTCAGACAAAACAGTCCTGTGTGGCAGGATTGAGGCCAACCAGCGGATAATGAGATTAAAAGGCCACAAAGTCGAACGAGTTCAGTGTCCTCCAGCTCTCTGcctactgctgctgcttctgagCCATGCTCAGCATTTCTCAGTGTCAATGAAGGGGTGccttagagttaaaaaaaaaaagaagcagagctATTAAAAAACGTGCACGAAGCAGAGTAATGAACTTCTATCTCAGCCTGAGAACAATGTAGTGGCTTCAAAGCCTAAAACTCTTTAGTACTTAAGCAGTCCCGTGTAAATATGTGCTCAAGTATTATATCTAGCAGATGAATTACCCGAATGTACTCTGAATCCTTTTGCACTGATGAGATGATTGATTGGTCCTTTGAACAGGAACAGTCATGGGATGTGGCGTCACAAAGTCTAACCATCTCCACAAACACACCACATCCAGTGGAAGAGGTGATACGCATACACTGACATACATGGTCGATGACCAATCACGCTGATTGCAAAAGTTTTActctttcctgtttttccttatTCTGGCTCTTACgtgttgtctttgtgtttgtcctttggtgtttcttttttctctgctgCCTGCAGCTGTTACAAGTAAGCCACATCTGCTTGacctttttttgtcttgttgatgtttctgtttggcAGATGTTGGACATAAACTCAGACCTCTGGTATCTGGGTCAAGGTGGAAATATTTTTACTAAAAGTTGCAGATAGGATGTAGCTTTAATTGAAAAGTGGAGAAAGTAAACACCTGTATCTGTTTCTGATGATGGTTTTAAAGTCAACCATACAGATATAAAACTGCCACtatgccttttttaaaatttaacagtAACTTTACTCTTAGATTACTTGTAGAAATTCATTGCTAAGTGTTGGTTCAGGGAAGTTAGGAACAAGTTATCCAGCTAAACTGTTTGTTCCTCCAATCTGAATGGAAATAAAAGTGTTCCTGAAGTCCTTTAAGAGTAtttcaaggtaaaaaaaaaaaaaaaaggatctgaGATAATTGGAAGAACAGGGTATCGGACACCTATAACTCCAGCTTTAACTCACATTTGGTTGAGTTTTGGTGCCAATACTTAGTTACAGTTAGgaagaaaaatatttgtttcAGAGGAGAAAAAGATCCTAACTTGTGTTAAAATTAAACCTTTttcaatgttaaactaattcAGAAAGAGACATTTTCTGGGTATCTAATGCGCTGAATTCAGCCCCATCTAAAGGTGATGACACCACATCCACTATAGTACCGCTATAGTATAAATACCCTTGTTTGGCCTCTTGGTTTATCCTCCAAGCACTATTTGAGAAGTCAGTTTAAAGCTTTCTCTTGTAACTTGAATgcacatcaggaaataaaagtcTTAGAATTGGTAGTCAAGTCTAATAATACAAaagtgttttgaaattttgcctgctttgctttaaaaaggttttaaaaacagcagatttTTGTGTTGCAGCGCCTCTTATACTGTGTGTGTCAATAGTagcatgtgaaaaaaaatgattaaaatgtgAGGTTTTTCTTGATCACATGTGTTCTGTGTTTCAGCCATAAGAGCTGCCATCCTGATTCAGCGATGGTACCGTCAGTACGTCGCCCGCACAGAGATGAGGCGGAGATACACCTGGAACATCTTCCAGTCCATCGAATACTCTGGAGAGCAGGCCCAGATCAAGGTGAGAAACTGCTGCCACAAACCAGTCGAGACCTGAGTGTTTAATAAAAAGCAATTAACAAAAAAACTACAACCTTTTTGTCTCTTTCCTGTGCAGCTTTATAATTTCCTTGGCTACCTCATGGACAATTTCACACCATCGAGCAATGAACGTAAGACTTCTGCATTTATtctgagtttgtttttgtttttttcctctgtaaatCAAATCTCTGAGTTTGAACCATCTCCACCTTGCAGGAAATTTGATCTCGCACATCTTCAGAGAGAACGAGGTCTGCCGGGACGCAGAGTGGGAGAGGTACTTCTGCTACAAGAACATCGAGGTGCCGGAGATTTACTCGGGACCTCATCTCACCTTTCCTCTGACGGTAGAGGAAGCAGTCGGTCTGGTGGAGGCTTTCAGGAATAAGAAAGTAGGTCTTTTTGGAGAAAATGTTCTACATCCAAGTTCAGCACGTGCCATTAATTGACTGCATTGTAACGTAAAAAGCTTTATTTGCAGTGGTCCTAGTTATTTCCTATATGCTTATGACTTTGCTTTCTCTGTTTTGGAGGCCTTCTTGCTAACACGTTTCTctcccagcagcagctgcactCACGCTACGTCCTTCAGCTCCTCTTGGAGACGTGGAAACTGCTCCGCATGTTGCCAAATATCAACCGTATCTCCACCTGCCACAGCAAAGAAATCACGATTTGTGGTATGATAAAGATATTCTTTGATAGTGGTGGTAAAGCACATGGAACTGATGAAATTTGGAAATATTTAGTAAAGACAATGAAAAATCAGAGAAGCGTTAAAATGTTAGTCTTGTTTTATTATAAGAAACTGGACTTTGGTCAATTCTGCTGGCCAACAGAAACCATTGTTTCATAGTGGAAGAGAGTGAAACATTAAAGTTGCAGAATTTAAATTAAAGTATAGATACAAATTAAGTGTGCTGTAAATTCCAGTCATTTTTAAGCCAGCCCCTTCTGTCCTGTTGTTACAGGTGATTTGCACGGACAGCTGGAAGACCTGCTGCTGATTTTCTATAAGGTATGAAAACTTAAACATTTTGAATGTGCTGAATTAATCCCATCTTTGAACCCAGaataatgatttttttcatcTGATGAGCTTTAGAtaccattttaaaaaatggaatttACAAATCACGATtattaaaatcaataaaaattcatcattttcattgcTATCACTGCTTCATCTTCAAACCTGCTACATATGTTCAAGATAATTTAAGGATAATTTTCCAAAAATGtccttaaaaaatgtttttgtgtagttaaataatttaaaaaagattaatatatataattttaaacTCCTGAGAATCTAATGATTTTCATGTTTTGCATTGAGGTGCTGTAATCAGAGTATTTGATGTGCTTCTTTGATTAACTTCTTTGTCAGTTAATCAGGTggttttagtttcagtttaccTGCAGCTTTTTTTGCATCAGTGGTTTAATCTactgtttggtttgtttgtatGTGGTTGATTTTTTTACACTTAAACTGCGGCTTGTCCCTTTAACTGTGCACTCCTTCGATCTTGTTTACGTGACAGAACGGCATGCCGTCCTTAGAGAAGCCCTATGTGTTTAATGGAGACTTTGTGGACAGAGGCAGGGACTCTATTGAGATCCTCCTCATCTTGTTTGCATTCCTGCTCGTTTACCCAAGTAATGTCTACCTGAACAGAGGAAACCACGAGGACCACATAGTCAACCTCAGGTGAAATTAATAAACATACACCACGTGTATGTATACACAAATTCAtctgttgtcattcaaacttttatttctttactccTCTGGATGGTTTAGGTACGGCTTCACCAAGGAGGTGTTGAATAAGTACAAGGTAGGTTCATCTCATGCAAACCTGCACCTCCTTATCGCTGCTTTTCTAGGCAGCAGCAAATCAAAACTTACGTGGTTACCTTTACCCATGCCTTCCCAGGAAAGCTCAATCTAAACCAGTGTCTTATGTACATAAGACCAGTCACTCCTCCGCGTTGCTAAGAGGATTTACGGTCATTAAAGAAGGTGACATCTGGTCTCTGTTGAGTCAGGGGGACTGAGCTGGTCCAAAGACTGACAGAaggaatacaaaaacaaaacagaggttTCCTTACTGCATGCTGTCTTAAGTTACAGTGCAACAtctcagtcacacacagaaaTAAACTAGTTTTGTCTAAGGGTTCTTTGTTCCCACTGTTCCCAGTTGCAGGTGGATTAACCAACGGTAGATGGTTGGGTTTCTatatataaagcactttgagatgATTAaggttgtgatttgatgctaaaGTTAGACAGATACTGTGGGTTCATTCAATCTTATCAACAAATGGAGTTTAATTTTTGTAaactaaaactgaaaatttcattatttttaagcATCTCCTTGTTAATGTAACTTTATAAACTCTTCACAAACATGTTACCGCTTAGCAAACTGACTTTCTGTCTGCAAGGAGAGCAAAAACaaaggagagaaataaaaaagcaCTAACTGAGTAACTTTTGCTGATTGTGTTTTACATCAGATGCACGGGAAGAGGATCCTGAAGCTGCTGCAGAAGATTTTCAGCTGGTTGCCATTAGCAACAGTGATCGACCAGAAGGTGCTGGTCCTCCACGGGGGGATCTCTGACTCCACGGACCTCGGCGTCCTCGCCAGAGTTGACAGACACATTGTGAGGAACCAGCATGTGATGAGTAAAGCTGTTATTTACTCATCACTATCCTTGCAATGTGTGTaatctgtgttttcctgttttccttcagTACATCTCGGCTCTGAGACCTCCGAAGAAGAGACACCACAGCTTGGCGGGAATATCCATCGACTCGGACGCAGATGTGGACACCGCAGCCATCAGCAGGGTCTTCCAGCGCCGGGCCTCTTTCACGTATCCCAAACCCATGGGAACCCGATATTGCTTCCAAAATCGTTCGCTGCAGGACTTCTCGGATCGGATCAGAGTGAACATGGAGAACCAGCTGGAGCTCAGCAGGAGGGAAGAGCCAACTCTGAACGCCCAGATCAACAAACCGGAGCAagaatctctgtgtttgtccaCCGACTCTGTCAGCAGTGACAACACCGTGGATGAGTGGAAACAGGCGAGTATGGAGCAGAGATGTTTTCTTAGAAGCTGCTAAGTAAACAATGAGTCTTTTGTGTCGGTGTTAGAACgaaatcagttttattattcCCAAActagaaaaatgtaaacaagccAGATGTTTAACGGGAGACAGCtgaaacagggggaaaaaaccaATCCACTACAAAATCCACTTTCTTTGTGTATTTCTCACATGTGCATGCTtcaaattcttttaaaaaacagacaaaaaaaacccaatttaataaaaatatgtcttttttaaaatgatgatgggaagagaaaaagCTAACCAAATCTACCAGACTCCCACCCTGATTAAATCATGAAGtaactgtgattaaccacatttttcACATTCACTAGCCACACTCAGGCCTCATTACTGCCAAAATGAAGGTTTTAGAGTGGCCTCGTCAAAGTCTGGACTTACATTGAAATGCTTTGGCATAGCCTTAAACTTTCCAATTTGGCAGAATTTCaaaaattctgcaaagaagagtgggccaaaattcctccacagcaatCTGAAAAACTTGTTTCCTTGATTGCAGGTCATGCTGGTGAGGAcgttagattagattagatttagGGGACAACTACTTTTTCATGTTAGGTtggtaggtttggatagcttttttttttccttaataaaTATTACTCTATTTACTCTTGTtgcctttgtctaatattacaaTTCGTATGATGTGAAGCATGTAACTGTGACAAATTGTAGTAAGATTTTAGTAGTTTTACTCCCATGtatattaaacaatgaaataaattcCCACCAGTCTAACCTGACCACAAACTCACACTCTTCACATATTTTTATACTGACTTACTATTTGTCAGAAGTCGTGACCTTTCACCTCACTCCTGCTCAAGTTATAGCCTGAAAGACAAACAGACAGTAATCAACGCTCACCTAACAGGAGGTGCTGTGTGTTGCCTGCGTAAGACTTCAGAGGCTGTAATCCCCCACGTCACTAATCTCTCTGCTCTGACTTCAGTCTACTCTTAAAAACTGGCTAGCTTTTTCCCCAGCTGGTGTTTCCACAGGTTTTTTTCTGactcttctgttttattttttatcttatttAATGTTTATCTTTTACTGAATAGCAGACAGTAAAGTTGGACTACGCACCAATGCTAGAAATGGTTATTAAATATAGTAGAGAAACTTTAAGACTTTGAGTTCTTTGTCCTACCAGATCCTGGACCTGCTGTGGAGTGACCCGATGACTCAGGATGGATGCATACCCAACGAGGTGAGGGGTGGAGGCTGCTACTGGGGCCCTGATGTCACCGAGGACTTCCTGAACAGACACAATCTGCAGCTCATCATTCGCTCCCATGAGTGCAAACAGGAGGGCTATGAGTTCTGCCACAACCGTAAGGTCAGCTCAGTAATCCTACAGCTCGCTGTCTAAATTCAGTACTTTAAAACCAAAATCAGCCTCACTCTAAAGTATCATATGTACCATAAACCTCTCCCCTGATCAGCATCAGTGTTTCCTTCCTCTTCAGTGACAGGTTTGTCCTTTCTTTCATTCACCCAGGTCCTCACTCTGTTCTCTGCCTCCAATTACTATGACGTGGGGAGCAATAGGGGGGCTTACGTGAAGCTGGGCCCTGACCTTGTGCCTTATTTGATTCAATATCAGGCCAGCAGCATGACGAGAGAGCTCACTGTGAGACAGAGGTACTACTAACACTCACTTCATTAGATAAATTCTTCATTATCAGATCATCTCTTCACTTAATTCAAACTTGGTTTAGTCTTAAAAggctagagtagctttgcataattcactgatcaaaataatccttatatTGATTATGCAGGGCCTTGGTGCAGAACCTCAGTTCATCCATAGTCTGAAGCAGACCTTCAGACCTCTGTCCACAGTCAGAGATGTGTGCCAGAGCCAAGAGTAGAGAGAGTAGAAAAAACTGTTTGCTATGGACCCGTTAAAGCAGACTGAAGCCTGAGATACACTAACTTTCTAATGTCAGACTTTGGCCACATTTAATATGACTAGCATCCATTATAACAGAATACACAGGCCAGATAATAAGGGGAAGTACAATAGGCTCCCTTTAAACAGACAATAAGGAAGCTTTATGAAACTAGTGGTTTCCGCATGTCTACACAGCTTATCTACAttattaactttaaaaattcACAAATTAAGCACCTGAAATGTTTCTGACGTTGATGAGAAACCGTTTTTGCCTCTTTCTTTGATAACCATTGTTTGCCACGCTGTTGTGTTTGCCGTTCGTCACCTGCAGTGTTGGGCGAACCGAGCGCTCAGCTCTCAGAGTCCTGAGGGAGCAGCTGTTTGCGCACAAGTCTGACCTCCTCTGTGCCTTCAGAAAGTTTGACAGCGAGAACAAAGGTGTGTGTAGTTTGAGTTTCATAAACTGATTCATTCCTCATCAGATCAGTCTTTACTTTTTGTTGCAgatctttccttctttttttcccatgtAGTTCTCAAGAGATATTCACTTGCTGGAAAGAAATATGAGCCCAcacctttgtgtttgtgtggaacaTAATGATCCCCGTGCAGGATGAAAACAACGTGTGGGCTGGGTGAAAGTCTAGCTCAGAAGATTTCAGAGTTTCACAGAAACTTCTGTTTCAGGGATTTAATTTCACTTACAATAGACAAACAGCTTTGCCTAACACAAAATAGTGTGAAAAAAAAGGTACTTGGATGGATGTTGTTGGACTTTTCAACATATTTTTGGATAAGCAAACATTTGATTCTCTTTGAAACACAGCCTACAAGTAAAGGtagtttattaattattttacacACAGAATTGGAAAAACTTGAAAACAGAACTGAGTTAGCTTTTGGTTAGCTCTCACAGTCTTCCTGATGCAGAGAAAAAGCCTGCTGTTTACATTTTCTGGGCTTTAATGTGTCacaaaataacaaagtataataTTTTAGTGTGAATGTTTTCAAACTGTGTGGCAAAATACTTCTTAGATATAATCAAGACAAGGTAGACAGTGATCAAACTTGGATTAGAGCTTTGCGCTCTTATAATTAGTATGACCTTTCACCTCTATTAGGTCTGCTGTCTCTGAACGACTGGGCCTCTGCAGTGGAGAGTGTGATGCATCTGGATCTGCCCTGGAGGATGCTTCGCTCTCAGCTGGTCACCTGCAAGAACAGCGAAGGCACGATAGACTACTACGAGTGGTTCAACGAGCTTGCCATCACAGGATCCAAAACAGATGTAAGAACTCACCGGCTCTGTCTTAGCTGATGTAGCAATGTTTACATGAAAATGCAATAATGTAATATGGAGAAACTTTAGAAAAGGGATCTTTATACCGAGATTCAGGGAGTTGTAGAGAAGTAGAAAAGATAAATTGCCCTTCCACCCTTGAAATTGGTTAAATGGATACAAAGGAACATTGATTTGTGTCCTTTTCCTGGCACGGTGTGTATTCCGTGGCGTCATGCTGCTGTCATGTGTTGTTGACTTAAATTATTTGTAAAGGATACACCTGTGTATCATCGATTACAGGTTTCCTTGTAACCTTCCTGTCTACCCAAGTAGAATGAGTTAGGAATGAGTTGCTTCAAGATGGCACAGTGAGATAGATTTCCAGGTCACAGGCAGGAAAACAGGGGAGGCGAGGATGGACAAAATAGGGAAATGAGACGCCCCTTGACACCAACTTGAGACAATAAATGTCAGAAGTCAATTAAGTAACGTGACCTCTTTCAGAACACTCTAGGATtgacctttgtttttgttttgccttttgGGAAAAGGTGAAAACCTCCCTAAAGATGACTAAGAACATCTTTACCAGAATCCTAAAATTAACATCTGCGTGGGAATAAATCTTTTCAGTTGCCAGGTTGTATTCAAACAGAGTTTTGCTGCTTAAACAACATTATTTTTCTGACCAATCTGAAAGATGCTGCATATAAAATATCACCAGAATGCTGCAGATGTTCCTTTTTGTACtttatttgtgttgttttatgaATATGAGACTTTCTTCTTTTGGTCTTTGCAGCATATTGACCAGAGTCTGCTGGAAACGTTGTATCGCCACCGCTCCACTTTGGAGACAATCTTCAGGATTGTAGACACGGACAACTCAGGTAAAACACCCACTGTTTATTGCTGTTCGATGCAGAAGCAAATCTGCTAATGGAATATATTACCCTTAGATTGCTCAGTTTTGCATCATTCCCAAgtaacagcacagagaaaaaatacatgtttaagTCCTTTctatcacacacattcacactccaatggatgagcaacttggggtttgTATCtcgcccaaggatatttggcaagcagactggagcagccagtgatcAACCCACCAactttctgattagtagatgacctactctacctc is drawn from Maylandia zebra isolate NMK-2024a linkage group LG12, Mzebra_GT3a, whole genome shotgun sequence and contains these coding sequences:
- the ppef2a gene encoding serine/threonine-protein phosphatase with EF-hands 2 isoform X1, whose protein sequence is MGCGVTKSNHLHKHTTSSGRAIRAAILIQRWYRQYVARTEMRRRYTWNIFQSIEYSGEQAQIKLYNFLGYLMDNFTPSSNERNLISHIFRENEVCRDAEWERYFCYKNIEVPEIYSGPHLTFPLTVEEAVGLVEAFRNKKQLHSRYVLQLLLETWKLLRMLPNINRISTCHSKEITICGDLHGQLEDLLLIFYKNGMPSLEKPYVFNGDFVDRGRDSIEILLILFAFLLVYPSNVYLNRGNHEDHIVNLRYGFTKEVLNKYKMHGKRILKLLQKIFSWLPLATVIDQKVLVLHGGISDSTDLGVLARVDRHIYISALRPPKKRHHSLAGISIDSDADVDTAAISRVFQRRASFTYPKPMGTRYCFQNRSLQDFSDRIRVNMENQLELSRREEPTLNAQINKPEQESLCLSTDSVSSDNTVDEWKQILDLLWSDPMTQDGCIPNEVRGGGCYWGPDVTEDFLNRHNLQLIIRSHECKQEGYEFCHNRKVLTLFSASNYYDVGSNRGAYVKLGPDLVPYLIQYQASSMTRELTVRQSVGRTERSALRVLREQLFAHKSDLLCAFRKFDSENKGLLSLNDWASAVESVMHLDLPWRMLRSQLVTCKNSEGTIDYYEWFNELAITGSKTDHIDQSLLETLYRHRSTLETIFRIVDTDNSGFISMQDFRQTWKLLSVYLKMEITDEAISDLAVTIDSNHDGSIDIDEFMEAFRLTDKKSRLERGRSMFMGTASDLTKLEGDPNI
- the ppef2a gene encoding serine/threonine-protein phosphatase with EF-hands 2 isoform X2; its protein translation is MRRRYTWNIFQSIEYSGEQAQIKLYNFLGYLMDNFTPSSNERNLISHIFRENEVCRDAEWERYFCYKNIEVPEIYSGPHLTFPLTVEEAVGLVEAFRNKKQLHSRYVLQLLLETWKLLRMLPNINRISTCHSKEITICGDLHGQLEDLLLIFYKNGMPSLEKPYVFNGDFVDRGRDSIEILLILFAFLLVYPSNVYLNRGNHEDHIVNLRYGFTKEVLNKYKMHGKRILKLLQKIFSWLPLATVIDQKVLVLHGGISDSTDLGVLARVDRHIYISALRPPKKRHHSLAGISIDSDADVDTAAISRVFQRRASFTYPKPMGTRYCFQNRSLQDFSDRIRVNMENQLELSRREEPTLNAQINKPEQESLCLSTDSVSSDNTVDEWKQILDLLWSDPMTQDGCIPNEVRGGGCYWGPDVTEDFLNRHNLQLIIRSHECKQEGYEFCHNRKVLTLFSASNYYDVGSNRGAYVKLGPDLVPYLIQYQASSMTRELTVRQSVGRTERSALRVLREQLFAHKSDLLCAFRKFDSENKGLLSLNDWASAVESVMHLDLPWRMLRSQLVTCKNSEGTIDYYEWFNELAITGSKTDHIDQSLLETLYRHRSTLETIFRIVDTDNSGFISMQDFRQTWKLLSVYLKMEITDEAISDLAVTIDSNHDGSIDIDEFMEAFRLTDKKSRLERGRSMFMGTASDLTKLEGDPNI